One window of the Camelina sativa cultivar DH55 chromosome 1, Cs, whole genome shotgun sequence genome contains the following:
- the LOC104792241 gene encoding zinc finger CCCH domain-containing protein 19-like isoform X2 has protein sequence MDSDSPRASLESFKDDDSECAHVSNEPNLEETCGGGSSVGGEGVRDVNSSAAASELVPPEPVSADENGEGAGLNSVPEIGDVVEGGAPVDVVVSSELSPVVGRGGGEDAAFDVQERDSVGGEATAVEPSSVVGEGGEEEGTASIVRKGDFSVEGSDSKANLSGDRPEENKEVSMEEEHPSHDLSGYEVNGVDSLNAEVKREEGEQVVCGGVAGEESSQAVESELGENTEYEKEKVDLMEEETAAQAASLVNDIEIPDDKEVACENEFVEEEPVKEELQIGEGAKDLTDGDAKEGVDGIEDAMDIQVLKKSEEEEKLDGAAVSDIETKPQEMDDVATVVSEKTAVPVDISSAVVTQFAGETSNDKEIIKNDVKEDAENDSEAGKSLDIHVPEAAEEVETDVKYGDGIEKEGDGLGGEGKAGQTVDLDESREENQELSHEVAKVDETKISEVSEEAEPMIGDADKEKDDDMTDLAEDMETHGDSSVADIEQGREDHEDMGLTEMTETQEETAMGKVDGTNIAEVSEETETRIEDRGQGKDDVMTDVAEDVVTHGDSSLADIEEGKKNHEDITDTLEESVTAEMGDEDPEDVDEETKSAGGKRKRGRNTKTVKGTGKKKEEDVCFMCFDGGDLVLCDRRGCPKAYHPSCVDRDEAFFQSKGKWNCGWHLCSKCEKAATYLCYTCMFSLCKGCAKDAVFFCIRGNKGLCETCMETVKLIERKEQEKEPAQLDFDDKTSWEYLFKDYWIDLKTQLSLSPEELDQAKSPRKGQESNASKQGTASETDYVTDGGSDSDSSPKKRKTRSRSKSGSPANKNFSGETTEWASKELLDVVVHMRRGDRSFVPESDVQNLLLAYIKRYNLRDPRRKSQVICDSRLQNLFGKSHVGHFEMLNLLDSHLLKKEQNQSDDIQSDIADTEEPNHVDVDENSDHPMKSGKDKKRKTRKKSVRKGRQSNLDDFAAVDLHNINLIYLRRSLVEDLLEDSAAFEEKVASAFVRLRISGNQKQDIYRLVQVVGTSKAPEPYKVGKKTTDFVLEILNLDKTEVVSIDIISNQDFTEDECKRLKQSIKCGLINRLTVGGIQEKAIALQEVRVKNLLEAEILRFSHLRDRASDMGRRKELRECVEKLQLLKSPEERQRRLEEIPEIHADPKMDPDCESEDEDEKEEMEKEKQLRPRSSSFNRRGRDPISPRKGGFSSNESWTGTSKYSKTSANRELSRSYSGRGSNGRGDYLGSSDDMVSENMWPSAREREVQPSLGSEKPRSVTIPETTPRSSRAVAPPELSPRIAPEIPTAPPAVVQQPVPKSNESEKIWHYKDPSGKVQGPFSMAQLRKWNNTGYFPAKLEIWKAKESPLDSILLTDALAGLFQKQTQAVNNSYTNTQVAAYSGQSSQSDSNLGSTARTAPTIEIPRNSQDTWSQGGSLPSPTPNQITTPTAKRRNFESRWSPTKHSPPSPNQLMNYAVAQSGQSQASRIDGPVVVHSAGALQPQTYPIPTSDSINASVIHPATLPSPTPTGGKQSWGSMQTDHRGSDALSSQNSSTSYGTTNPSVLPSQSQPGFPPSDSWKVAAPSQPNPQAQTHWGMNMVNNQNSGQLQAPANQNSSWGQGTVNPNMGWVGPAQAGGNVNWAGSSVPSTGQGIPNSGWGGPVQGQPQAYPNPGWGVTAVPQAQAQSQAQVQAPVSTTGAGWIQPGQGMQSGNNNQNWGTQHQMAIPSGGSGGNQAGYWGNQQNQNGDSGYGWNRQSSGSGGQNNNFKGQRVCKFFRENGHCRKGASCNYLHN, from the exons ATGGATTCTGACTCGCCGAGAGCTTCTCTTGAGTCGTTTAAGGATGATGATTCTGAATGTGCTCATGTTTCCAACGAACCTAATCTCGAGGAAACGTGCGGTGGTGGTTCGTCTGTTGGTGGTGAAGGAGTTAGGGATGTGAATTCGTCCGCCGCTGCGTCGGAGCTCGTGCCTCCGGAGCCGGTCTCGGCGGATGAGAATGGAGAAGGTGCGGGTTTGAATTCCGTACCTGAGATCGGTGATGTGGTTGAAGGGGGAGCTCCTGTTGATGTCGTTGTTTCCTCGGAGCTGTCTCCAGTGGTaggtagaggaggaggagaagatgcAGCTTTTGATGTTCAGGAGAGGGATTCGGTTGGTGGTGAAGCTACGGCGGTGGAACCTTCTTCGGTGGTTGgggaaggaggagaagaggaaggTACGGCTTCAATCGTCAGAAAAGGGGATTTTTCGGTTGAAGGCAGTGATTCAAAAGCTAATTTGTCAGGAGATAGACCTgaggaaaacaaagaagtttCCATGGAAGAAGAACATCCATCACATGACCTTTCAG GTTATGAGGTAAACGGAGTTGATTCTCTGAATGCTGAGGTAAAGAGAGAGGAAGGTGAACAGGTAGTTTGTGGAGGCGTTGCTGGTGAGGAGAGTAGTCAAGCGGTAGAGAGTGAGTTAGGGGAGAATACAGAGTACGAAAAGGAAAAGGTAGATTTGATGGAGGAGGAAACTGCAGCGCAAGCTGCCTCCTTGGTTAATGACATAGAAATTCCTGATGATAAAGAGGTAGCTTGCGAAAATGAATTTGTAGAGGAAGAGCCAGTGAAAGAGGAGTTACAAATAGGGGAAGGAGCTAAGGATCTGACAGATGGGGATGCAAAAGAAGGTGTGGATGGCATAGAAGATGCAATGGACATACAGGTATTGAAGAAatcagaggaggaagaaaagcTTGATGGTGCTGCTGTATCGGATATTGAAACTAAGCCCCAAGAGATGGATGATGTGGCTACGGTGGTGTCTGAAAAAACTGCGGTTCCAGTGGATATATCATCAGCTGTTGTTACTCAGTTTGCTGGGGAAACAAGTAATGATAAGGAAATTATAAAGAATGATGTCAAAGAAGATGCTGAGAACGATTCAGAAGCTGGTAAGTCACTGGACATACATGTACCAGAGGCTGCAGAAGAAGTAGAAACAGATGTTAAGTATGGTGATGGGATAGAGAAAGAAGGCGATGGGTTAGGTGGTGAGGGAAAAGCAGGTCAGACAGTTGATTTGGACGAATCTCGAGAAGAAAACCAAGAACTATCTCACGAAGTGGCTAAAGTAGATGAAACGAAGATTTCTGAAGTGTCAGAAGAAGCAGAGCCAATGATTGGAGATGCGgataaggagaaagatgacGACATGACTGATTTGGCAGAGGATATGGAAACCCATGGAGACTCCTCAGTAGCTGATATTGAGCAGGGAAGGGAAGATCATGAAGATATGGGACTTACAGAGATGACAGAGACACAGGAGGAGACTGCTATGGGTAAAGTAGACGGAACAAATATTGCTGAAGTGtcagaagaaacagagacaaGGATTGAAGATAGGGGTCAGGGGAAAGATGATGTGATGACTGATGTGGCGGAGGATGTGGTAACACATGGAGACTCCTCACTAGCTGATATTGAAGAGGGGAAGAAAAATCATGAAGATATTACAGATACACTGGAGGAAAGTGTTACGGCTGAGATGGGTGATGAAGATCCtgaggatgttgatgaagaaacTAAGAGTGCTGGAGGAAAGAGGAAGCGGGGGAGAAATACAAAGACAGTAAAAGGGAcgggaaagaagaaagaagaagatgtttgtTTCATGTGCTTTGATGGGGGTGATCTTGTCCTTTGTGACCGCAG GGGATGCCCAAAAGCTTACCACCCATCCTGTGTAGATCGAGATGAGGCTTTCTTCCAGTCAAAGGGTAAATGGAACTGTG GATGGCACCTGTGTAGCAAATGTGAGAAAGCTGCAACCTACTTGTGTTATACATGCATGTTTTCATTATGCAAGGGCTGCGCCAAGGATGCTGTCTTCTTTTGCATCAGAGGTAATAAGGGTTTGTGTGAGACATGCATGGAGACAGTCAAGTTGATAGAAAGAAAAGAGCAAGAAAAGGAGCCG GCGCAGTTGGATTTTGATGACAAGACCAGCTGGGAATATCTCTTTAAGGATTACTGGATTGATTTGAAAACCCAGTTATCTTTAAGTCCAGAGGAGCTTGATCAGGCTAAGAGCCCACGAAAGGGACAGGAGTCCAATGCTAGCAAACAGGGAACAGCCAGCGAGACTGACTATGTTACAGATGGAGGATCAGATTCAGATAGTTCTCCAAAAAAGAGGAAGACCAGGAGTCGATCAAAGTCTGGTTCACCAGCCAATAAGAATTTTTCAGGTGAAACTACGGAGTGGGCTTCCAAGGAACTTTTGGATGTGGTCGTGCATATGAGACGTGGTGACAGATCTTTCGTACCTGAGTCAGACGTACAGAATCTCCTGCTGGcctatataaaaagatacaaTCTTCGTGATCCCCGTCGTAAGAGCCAGGTTATCTGTGACTCCAGGCTTCAAAATTTGTTCGGAAAATCACATGTTGGGCACTTTGAGATGTTAAATCTCCTTGATTCTCATTTGCTTAAAAAAGAGCAAAATCAGTCGGATGATATTCAAAGTGACATTGCTGATACAGAAGAGCCCAATCATGTGGATGTTGATGAAAACTCTGACCATCCAATGAAAAGTGGGAAGGATAAGAAACGTAAAACACGCAAAAAAAGTGTCAGGAAAGGACGTCAATCTAATCTTGATGATTTTGCTGCTGTTGATTTGCACAACATTAATTTGATATACTTAAGGCGGAGCTTGGTGGAAGATCTACTTGAAGATTCTGCAGCCTTTGAAGAAAAAGTTGCTAGTGCATTTGTTAGGTTAAGGATATCTGGAAATCAAAAGCAAGATATATATCGACTGGTTCAAGTTGTtg GCACAAGCAAAGCTCCTGAACCATATAAAGTTGGGAAAAAAACAACAGACTTTGTTCTTGAGATACTGAACTTGGACAAAACTGAAGTGGTATCCATTGACATTATATCAAATCAAGATTTTACTGAG GATGAATGTAAACGTCTAAAGCAGAGCATAAAATGTGGATTAATCAACAGGCTGACAGTG GGTGGTATACAAGAGAAGGCCATTGCACTGCAGGAAGTGAGAGTCAAAAAC TTGCTGGAAGCAGAGATCCTACGTTTCAGCCATTTGCGTGATCGTGCTAGTGACATGGGCCGCAGAAAAGA GCTACGAGAGTGCGTGGAGAAACTGCAACTGTTAAAATCTCCAGAGGAACGGCAGCGGAGGCTAGAAGAAATTCCAGAAATACATGCTGATCCCAAAATGGATCCGGATTGTGAatcagaagatgaagatgaaaaagaagaaatggaaaaag AGAAACAACTGAGGCCGCGAAGCAGTAGCTTTAACAGAAGAGGAAGGGATCCAATATCTCCACGAAAGGGAGGATTTAGTTCCAATGAATCATGGACTGGCACAAGTAAATACTCAAAAACAAGTGCAAATCGTGAATTAAGCAGAAGTTATTCGGGTAGGGGTTCTAATGGTAGAGGGGATTATCTTGGTAGTTCTGACGACATGGTTAGTGAAAATATGTGGCCATCAGCTAGAGAAAGAGAAGTGCAACCATCTTTAGGCTCTGAGAAGCCAAGATCTGTTACAATTCCTGAAACTACTCCTAGAAGTTCTCGTGCTGTTGCGCCACCGGAATTATCTCCTAGGATTGCGCCTGAAATTCCCACGGCGCCCCCTGCTGTTGTTCAGCAACCTGTTCCCAAGTCAAATGAGTCAGAGAAAATATGGCATTACAAGGACCCTTCTGGTAAAGTTCAAGGACCTTTTTCGATGGCGCAGCTCCGTAAATGGAACAACACTGGGTACTTCCCTGCTAAGTTGGAAATCTGGAAAGCGAAAGAGTCACCGTTGGACTCTATTCTCCTGACTGATGCATTAGCTGGATTATTTCAGAAGCAAACCCAGGCGGTGAATAATAGCTATACGAATACTCAGGTAGCAGCTTATTCTGGTCAATCAAGCCAATCTGATTCCAATTTAGGTTCTACTGCTAGGACTGCTCCAACCATTGAGATTCCTAGGAATTCCCAAGATACTTGGAGTCAAGGTGGTAGTCTTCCATCCCCTACTCCAAATCAAATCACTACTCCAACAGCAAAAAGGCGAAATTTTGAGAGCAGATGGTCTCCAACCAAGCATTCTCCGCCGTCACCTAATCAGTTGATGAATTATGCAGTAGCACAATCTGGACAGAGTCAAGCATCTAGGATAGATGGCCCTGTGGTTGTACATTCTGCTGGTGCTCTACAACCTCAAACGTACCCTATTCCAACATCAGACTCGATTAACGCTTCTGTTATTCACCCTGCGACTCTTCCATCTCCAACACCAACAGGTGGAAAGCAAAGCTGGGGGAGCATGCAGACAGATCATAGAGGAAGTGATGCTCTCTCTTCTCAGAATAGCTCTACGTCTTATGGCACCACAAATCCTAGTGTTCTCCCGTCACAGAGTCAACCAGGCTTTCCTCCATCTGATTCTTGGAAGGTTGCAGCTCCAAGCCAGCCGAATCCACAAGCTCAAACTCACTGGGGTATGAACATGGTGAACAACCAAAACTCAGGACAACTTCAGGCTCCAGCAAACCAGAACAGCAGCTGGGGTCAAGGGACCGTAAATCCAAACATGGGATGGGTTGGTCCTGCTCAAGCTGGAGGGAATGTAAACTGGGCTGGATCTTCTGTTCCCTCGACTGGTCAGGGAATCCCTAATTCTGGCTGGGGCGGGCCTGTCCAAGGACAACCACAAGCTTATCCAAACCCAGGGTGGGGTGTTACAGCTGTCCCTCAAGCTCAAGCTCAATCACAAGCTCAAGTTCAAGCACCAGTGAGTACCACGGGCGCGGGATGGATTCAACCAGGTCAAGGGATGCAGTCTGGGAACAACAATCAAAATTGGGGAACACAACATCAGATGGCGATCCCAAGCGGTGGGTCAGGAGGGAACCAAGCCGGTTACTGGGGAAACCAACAGAACCAGAATGGAGATTCTGGGTATGGTTGGAACAGGCAGTCAAGTGGAAGTGGTgggcagaacaacaacttcaaggGGCAAAGAGTGTGCAAGTTCTTCCGTGAAAATGGACATTGTAGGAAAGGAGCATCCTGCAATTACCTCcacaactaa
- the LOC104792241 gene encoding zinc finger CCCH domain-containing protein 19-like isoform X4, with product MDSDSPRASLESFKDDDSECAHVSNEPNLEETCGGGSSVGGEGVRDVNSSAAASELVPPEPVSADENGEGAGLNSVPEIGDVVEGGAPVDVVVSSELSPVVGRGGGEDAAFDVQERDSVGGEATAVEPSSVVGEGGEEEGTASIVRKGDFSVEGSDSKANLSGDRPEENKEVSMEEEPSGYEVNGVDSLNAEVKREEGEQVVCGGVAGEESSQAVESELGENTEYEKEKVDLMEEETAAQAASLVNDIEIPDDKEVACENEFVEEEPVKEELQIGEGAKDLTDGDAKEGVDGIEDAMDIQVLKKSEEEEKLDGAAVSDIETKPQEMDDVATVVSEKTAVPVDISSAVVTQFAGETSNDKEIIKNDVKEDAENDSEAGKSLDIHVPEAAEEVETDVKYGDGIEKEGDGLGGEGKAGQTVDLDESREENQELSHEVAKVDETKISEVSEEAEPMIGDADKEKDDDMTDLAEDMETHGDSSVADIEQGREDHEDMGLTEMTETQEETAMGKVDGTNIAEVSEETETRIEDRGQGKDDVMTDVAEDVVTHGDSSLADIEEGKKNHEDITDTLEESVTAEMGDEDPEDVDEETKSAGGKRKRGRNTKTVKGTGKKKEEDVCFMCFDGGDLVLCDRRGCPKAYHPSCVDRDEAFFQSKGKWNCGWHLCSKCEKAATYLCYTCMFSLCKGCAKDAVFFCIRGNKGLCETCMETVKLIERKEQEKEPAQLDFDDKTSWEYLFKDYWIDLKTQLSLSPEELDQAKSPRKGQESNASKQGTASETDYVTDGGSDSDSSPKKRKTRSRSKSGSPANKNFSGETTEWASKELLDVVVHMRRGDRSFVPESDVQNLLLAYIKRYNLRDPRRKSQVICDSRLQNLFGKSHVGHFEMLNLLDSHLLKKEQNQSDDIQSDIADTEEPNHVDVDENSDHPMKSGKDKKRKTRKKSVRKGRQSNLDDFAAVDLHNINLIYLRRSLVEDLLEDSAAFEEKVASAFVRLRISGNQKQDIYRLVQVVGTSKAPEPYKVGKKTTDFVLEILNLDKTEVVSIDIISNQDFTEDECKRLKQSIKCGLINRLTVGGIQEKAIALQEVRVKNLLEAEILRFSHLRDRASDMGRRKELRECVEKLQLLKSPEERQRRLEEIPEIHADPKMDPDCESEDEDEKEEMEKEKQLRPRSSSFNRRGRDPISPRKGGFSSNESWTGTSKYSKTSANRELSRSYSGRGSNGRGDYLGSSDDMVSENMWPSAREREVQPSLGSEKPRSVTIPETTPRSSRAVAPPELSPRIAPEIPTAPPAVVQQPVPKSNESEKIWHYKDPSGKVQGPFSMAQLRKWNNTGYFPAKLEIWKAKESPLDSILLTDALAGLFQKQTQAVNNSYTNTQVAAYSGQSSQSDSNLGSTARTAPTIEIPRNSQDTWSQGGSLPSPTPNQITTPTAKRRNFESRWSPTKHSPPSPNQLMNYAVAQSGQSQASRIDGPVVVHSAGALQPQTYPIPTSDSINASVIHPATLPSPTPTGGKQSWGSMQTDHRGSDALSSQNSSTSYGTTNPSVLPSQSQPGFPPSDSWKVAAPSQPNPQAQTHWGMNMVNNQNSGQLQAPANQNSSWGQGTVNPNMGWVGPAQAGGNVNWAGSSVPSTGQGIPNSGWGGPVQGQPQAYPNPGWGVTAVPQAQAQSQAQVQAPVSTTGAGWIQPGQGMQSGNNNQNWGTQHQMAIPSGGSGGNQAGYWGNQQNQNGDSGYGWNRQSSGSGGQNNNFKGQRVCKFFRENGHCRKGASCNYLHN from the exons ATGGATTCTGACTCGCCGAGAGCTTCTCTTGAGTCGTTTAAGGATGATGATTCTGAATGTGCTCATGTTTCCAACGAACCTAATCTCGAGGAAACGTGCGGTGGTGGTTCGTCTGTTGGTGGTGAAGGAGTTAGGGATGTGAATTCGTCCGCCGCTGCGTCGGAGCTCGTGCCTCCGGAGCCGGTCTCGGCGGATGAGAATGGAGAAGGTGCGGGTTTGAATTCCGTACCTGAGATCGGTGATGTGGTTGAAGGGGGAGCTCCTGTTGATGTCGTTGTTTCCTCGGAGCTGTCTCCAGTGGTaggtagaggaggaggagaagatgcAGCTTTTGATGTTCAGGAGAGGGATTCGGTTGGTGGTGAAGCTACGGCGGTGGAACCTTCTTCGGTGGTTGgggaaggaggagaagaggaaggTACGGCTTCAATCGTCAGAAAAGGGGATTTTTCGGTTGAAGGCA gtgattcAAAAGCTAATTTGTCAGGAGATAGACCTgaggaaaacaaagaagtttCCATGGAAGAAGAACCTTCAGGTTATGAGGTAAACGGAGTTGATTCTCTGAATGCTGAGGTAAAGAGAGAGGAAGGTGAACAGGTAGTTTGTGGAGGCGTTGCTGGTGAGGAGAGTAGTCAAGCGGTAGAGAGTGAGTTAGGGGAGAATACAGAGTACGAAAAGGAAAAGGTAGATTTGATGGAGGAGGAAACTGCAGCGCAAGCTGCCTCCTTGGTTAATGACATAGAAATTCCTGATGATAAAGAGGTAGCTTGCGAAAATGAATTTGTAGAGGAAGAGCCAGTGAAAGAGGAGTTACAAATAGGGGAAGGAGCTAAGGATCTGACAGATGGGGATGCAAAAGAAGGTGTGGATGGCATAGAAGATGCAATGGACATACAGGTATTGAAGAAatcagaggaggaagaaaagcTTGATGGTGCTGCTGTATCGGATATTGAAACTAAGCCCCAAGAGATGGATGATGTGGCTACGGTGGTGTCTGAAAAAACTGCGGTTCCAGTGGATATATCATCAGCTGTTGTTACTCAGTTTGCTGGGGAAACAAGTAATGATAAGGAAATTATAAAGAATGATGTCAAAGAAGATGCTGAGAACGATTCAGAAGCTGGTAAGTCACTGGACATACATGTACCAGAGGCTGCAGAAGAAGTAGAAACAGATGTTAAGTATGGTGATGGGATAGAGAAAGAAGGCGATGGGTTAGGTGGTGAGGGAAAAGCAGGTCAGACAGTTGATTTGGACGAATCTCGAGAAGAAAACCAAGAACTATCTCACGAAGTGGCTAAAGTAGATGAAACGAAGATTTCTGAAGTGTCAGAAGAAGCAGAGCCAATGATTGGAGATGCGgataaggagaaagatgacGACATGACTGATTTGGCAGAGGATATGGAAACCCATGGAGACTCCTCAGTAGCTGATATTGAGCAGGGAAGGGAAGATCATGAAGATATGGGACTTACAGAGATGACAGAGACACAGGAGGAGACTGCTATGGGTAAAGTAGACGGAACAAATATTGCTGAAGTGtcagaagaaacagagacaaGGATTGAAGATAGGGGTCAGGGGAAAGATGATGTGATGACTGATGTGGCGGAGGATGTGGTAACACATGGAGACTCCTCACTAGCTGATATTGAAGAGGGGAAGAAAAATCATGAAGATATTACAGATACACTGGAGGAAAGTGTTACGGCTGAGATGGGTGATGAAGATCCtgaggatgttgatgaagaaacTAAGAGTGCTGGAGGAAAGAGGAAGCGGGGGAGAAATACAAAGACAGTAAAAGGGAcgggaaagaagaaagaagaagatgtttgtTTCATGTGCTTTGATGGGGGTGATCTTGTCCTTTGTGACCGCAG GGGATGCCCAAAAGCTTACCACCCATCCTGTGTAGATCGAGATGAGGCTTTCTTCCAGTCAAAGGGTAAATGGAACTGTG GATGGCACCTGTGTAGCAAATGTGAGAAAGCTGCAACCTACTTGTGTTATACATGCATGTTTTCATTATGCAAGGGCTGCGCCAAGGATGCTGTCTTCTTTTGCATCAGAGGTAATAAGGGTTTGTGTGAGACATGCATGGAGACAGTCAAGTTGATAGAAAGAAAAGAGCAAGAAAAGGAGCCG GCGCAGTTGGATTTTGATGACAAGACCAGCTGGGAATATCTCTTTAAGGATTACTGGATTGATTTGAAAACCCAGTTATCTTTAAGTCCAGAGGAGCTTGATCAGGCTAAGAGCCCACGAAAGGGACAGGAGTCCAATGCTAGCAAACAGGGAACAGCCAGCGAGACTGACTATGTTACAGATGGAGGATCAGATTCAGATAGTTCTCCAAAAAAGAGGAAGACCAGGAGTCGATCAAAGTCTGGTTCACCAGCCAATAAGAATTTTTCAGGTGAAACTACGGAGTGGGCTTCCAAGGAACTTTTGGATGTGGTCGTGCATATGAGACGTGGTGACAGATCTTTCGTACCTGAGTCAGACGTACAGAATCTCCTGCTGGcctatataaaaagatacaaTCTTCGTGATCCCCGTCGTAAGAGCCAGGTTATCTGTGACTCCAGGCTTCAAAATTTGTTCGGAAAATCACATGTTGGGCACTTTGAGATGTTAAATCTCCTTGATTCTCATTTGCTTAAAAAAGAGCAAAATCAGTCGGATGATATTCAAAGTGACATTGCTGATACAGAAGAGCCCAATCATGTGGATGTTGATGAAAACTCTGACCATCCAATGAAAAGTGGGAAGGATAAGAAACGTAAAACACGCAAAAAAAGTGTCAGGAAAGGACGTCAATCTAATCTTGATGATTTTGCTGCTGTTGATTTGCACAACATTAATTTGATATACTTAAGGCGGAGCTTGGTGGAAGATCTACTTGAAGATTCTGCAGCCTTTGAAGAAAAAGTTGCTAGTGCATTTGTTAGGTTAAGGATATCTGGAAATCAAAAGCAAGATATATATCGACTGGTTCAAGTTGTtg GCACAAGCAAAGCTCCTGAACCATATAAAGTTGGGAAAAAAACAACAGACTTTGTTCTTGAGATACTGAACTTGGACAAAACTGAAGTGGTATCCATTGACATTATATCAAATCAAGATTTTACTGAG GATGAATGTAAACGTCTAAAGCAGAGCATAAAATGTGGATTAATCAACAGGCTGACAGTG GGTGGTATACAAGAGAAGGCCATTGCACTGCAGGAAGTGAGAGTCAAAAAC TTGCTGGAAGCAGAGATCCTACGTTTCAGCCATTTGCGTGATCGTGCTAGTGACATGGGCCGCAGAAAAGA GCTACGAGAGTGCGTGGAGAAACTGCAACTGTTAAAATCTCCAGAGGAACGGCAGCGGAGGCTAGAAGAAATTCCAGAAATACATGCTGATCCCAAAATGGATCCGGATTGTGAatcagaagatgaagatgaaaaagaagaaatggaaaaag AGAAACAACTGAGGCCGCGAAGCAGTAGCTTTAACAGAAGAGGAAGGGATCCAATATCTCCACGAAAGGGAGGATTTAGTTCCAATGAATCATGGACTGGCACAAGTAAATACTCAAAAACAAGTGCAAATCGTGAATTAAGCAGAAGTTATTCGGGTAGGGGTTCTAATGGTAGAGGGGATTATCTTGGTAGTTCTGACGACATGGTTAGTGAAAATATGTGGCCATCAGCTAGAGAAAGAGAAGTGCAACCATCTTTAGGCTCTGAGAAGCCAAGATCTGTTACAATTCCTGAAACTACTCCTAGAAGTTCTCGTGCTGTTGCGCCACCGGAATTATCTCCTAGGATTGCGCCTGAAATTCCCACGGCGCCCCCTGCTGTTGTTCAGCAACCTGTTCCCAAGTCAAATGAGTCAGAGAAAATATGGCATTACAAGGACCCTTCTGGTAAAGTTCAAGGACCTTTTTCGATGGCGCAGCTCCGTAAATGGAACAACACTGGGTACTTCCCTGCTAAGTTGGAAATCTGGAAAGCGAAAGAGTCACCGTTGGACTCTATTCTCCTGACTGATGCATTAGCTGGATTATTTCAGAAGCAAACCCAGGCGGTGAATAATAGCTATACGAATACTCAGGTAGCAGCTTATTCTGGTCAATCAAGCCAATCTGATTCCAATTTAGGTTCTACTGCTAGGACTGCTCCAACCATTGAGATTCCTAGGAATTCCCAAGATACTTGGAGTCAAGGTGGTAGTCTTCCATCCCCTACTCCAAATCAAATCACTACTCCAACAGCAAAAAGGCGAAATTTTGAGAGCAGATGGTCTCCAACCAAGCATTCTCCGCCGTCACCTAATCAGTTGATGAATTATGCAGTAGCACAATCTGGACAGAGTCAAGCATCTAGGATAGATGGCCCTGTGGTTGTACATTCTGCTGGTGCTCTACAACCTCAAACGTACCCTATTCCAACATCAGACTCGATTAACGCTTCTGTTATTCACCCTGCGACTCTTCCATCTCCAACACCAACAGGTGGAAAGCAAAGCTGGGGGAGCATGCAGACAGATCATAGAGGAAGTGATGCTCTCTCTTCTCAGAATAGCTCTACGTCTTATGGCACCACAAATCCTAGTGTTCTCCCGTCACAGAGTCAACCAGGCTTTCCTCCATCTGATTCTTGGAAGGTTGCAGCTCCAAGCCAGCCGAATCCACAAGCTCAAACTCACTGGGGTATGAACATGGTGAACAACCAAAACTCAGGACAACTTCAGGCTCCAGCAAACCAGAACAGCAGCTGGGGTCAAGGGACCGTAAATCCAAACATGGGATGGGTTGGTCCTGCTCAAGCTGGAGGGAATGTAAACTGGGCTGGATCTTCTGTTCCCTCGACTGGTCAGGGAATCCCTAATTCTGGCTGGGGCGGGCCTGTCCAAGGACAACCACAAGCTTATCCAAACCCAGGGTGGGGTGTTACAGCTGTCCCTCAAGCTCAAGCTCAATCACAAGCTCAAGTTCAAGCACCAGTGAGTACCACGGGCGCGGGATGGATTCAACCAGGTCAAGGGATGCAGTCTGGGAACAACAATCAAAATTGGGGAACACAACATCAGATGGCGATCCCAAGCGGTGGGTCAGGAGGGAACCAAGCCGGTTACTGGGGAAACCAACAGAACCAGAATGGAGATTCTGGGTATGGTTGGAACAGGCAGTCAAGTGGAAGTGGTgggcagaacaacaacttcaaggGGCAAAGAGTGTGCAAGTTCTTCCGTGAAAATGGACATTGTAGGAAAGGAGCATCCTGCAATTACCTCcacaactaa